One genomic segment of uncultured Methanobrevibacter sp. includes these proteins:
- a CDS encoding FmdE family protein produces MKKQSVLMVILLILTISLIGVASASDDADGSLSINPDDDLIEVTSEEISSVSDLEDSVSVSSQANSLQSGAVDSNLKDDSNYQLGYNVTSAADSKLNFESADDILVITTAGLTRIDNVTTENVLNGIIDASNGYVSYGKGNLLTLSAIRSDPTNIAFIVKHGDALTMAFYKNGATTPLYYGNAGPEISDKEWKKLQKLLGNEDAYSYISIANSWANGIPKDVLTQATYHGHVCTGLISGQAMIQTLLKYYPPRGESGLPLENTAYYVIGVPGDSDDDAFTWTMDITPGKRAYIGVDTMVDKSMTGFIRWNSTSNTGLIIIMSYNEAKIKETFKKLTKLNPDASATNDLKYQNWLIKTLHDDPTSLVDVLYEFDGLTQDDLYYLMGEEQGKGNVLKSAHGLDMDYILNLSLKKATREEQTVKQYTALTPEQLKQIGSDASKMALDYLKEQGVSVPKDYPNLFVLTSASYVRINGTSTEMVLDGISDVLGSRLSKKTLLPVHTALWKDLVFDFFWVNSTNNKDTLSYSLRYDETTGKLIETGNTTGDANYVIQSVLKYDPPYDVLVAWLFHNHVCGGSSPGYLITDFVYSELPITNENESFIYITTDDNCKDDIISRLLGVSPGMENYYNLRYNLTYTNGTEVGIAIKWNSATKTGEAIIVYCEWPKFAKGSDSYEEYIKLYKGDYSSPNLVQGPVLKATARKEINEEMLKLIVSGATTTEQGNSISYIKGLEDKLPVNSNPSKTTTEDSSNKNNNVKVDNGGSSKPSQSSSSQSSSPQSGSSRSGISSPSNGVSSFVGQSVDAIASAAEEVTNDIASSQNSPSSSNSAKDAKSYEVSKKPATKSADNNAILVAIAAVLILGAILGYGYLKRKN; encoded by the coding sequence ATGAAAAAACAAAGTGTTCTCATGGTTATTTTATTGATTTTGACAATCAGTTTAATTGGAGTCGCTTCGGCAAGTGATGATGCTGACGGCTCATTATCAATTAATCCGGATGATGATTTAATTGAAGTAACCTCAGAAGAAATTAGCTCTGTATCTGATTTGGAGGATTCAGTTTCTGTTTCTTCACAGGCAAATTCATTACAATCCGGTGCAGTGGATTCTAATTTAAAAGATGATAGCAACTATCAGCTTGGTTATAATGTAACCTCCGCTGCAGATAGCAAATTAAACTTCGAATCCGCAGATGATATTTTAGTAATTACAACTGCAGGTTTAACAAGAATTGATAATGTAACTACTGAAAATGTTTTAAATGGAATAATTGATGCTTCTAATGGATATGTATCTTATGGTAAGGGAAATCTATTGACATTATCTGCAATAAGATCAGATCCGACAAATATAGCTTTCATAGTTAAACATGGTGATGCATTAACTATGGCATTTTATAAAAATGGTGCTACTACTCCGTTATATTATGGTAATGCAGGACCTGAAATATCCGATAAGGAATGGAAAAAATTACAGAAATTATTGGGAAATGAAGATGCATACTCTTATATCAGTATTGCAAATTCATGGGCAAACGGAATTCCTAAGGATGTTTTAACCCAAGCAACTTACCATGGACATGTCTGTACCGGACTTATAAGCGGTCAGGCAATGATACAAACCTTATTAAAATATTATCCTCCCCGTGGAGAATCAGGTTTACCTCTTGAAAACACAGCATATTATGTAATTGGTGTGCCTGGTGACTCAGATGATGATGCATTTACTTGGACAATGGATATTACTCCAGGTAAAAGGGCGTACATTGGTGTGGATACAATGGTTGACAAATCCATGACAGGATTTATCAGATGGAACAGCACATCAAATACTGGTTTGATAATCATTATGAGCTATAACGAAGCTAAAATTAAAGAAACATTTAAAAAACTTACAAAATTAAATCCGGATGCAAGTGCAACCAATGATTTGAAATATCAAAATTGGCTAATTAAAACATTACATGACGACCCAACATCTCTTGTAGATGTGTTATATGAATTTGACGGTCTCACTCAGGATGACCTTTATTATCTGATGGGTGAAGAACAGGGTAAAGGAAATGTTCTCAAAAGTGCTCATGGTTTGGATATGGATTACATTCTTAATTTAAGCCTTAAAAAAGCAACTCGTGAAGAACAGACAGTAAAACAATATACCGCACTAACTCCTGAACAGCTTAAACAAATAGGTTCTGATGCTAGTAAAATGGCATTGGATTACTTGAAAGAACAAGGGGTATCTGTACCAAAAGATTATCCTAATTTATTTGTATTAACTTCAGCAAGTTATGTAAGAATCAATGGAACAAGTACTGAAATGGTTTTAGACGGAATCAGTGATGTATTAGGTTCAAGATTAAGTAAAAAAACTTTATTGCCGGTTCATACTGCCTTATGGAAGGATTTGGTATTTGATTTCTTCTGGGTAAACAGTACAAATAATAAAGATACATTATCCTACAGTTTAAGATATGATGAAACTACAGGAAAACTTATAGAAACAGGCAATACTACCGGAGATGCAAATTATGTTATTCAAAGTGTATTGAAATATGATCCTCCATACGACGTATTGGTCGCATGGCTGTTCCACAATCACGTTTGCGGTGGAAGTTCTCCAGGTTATTTAATCACTGACTTTGTATACAGTGAACTTCCAATAACAAATGAAAACGAATCATTCATATACATAACAACAGACGATAACTGTAAGGATGATATAATTTCAAGACTTCTTGGTGTTTCTCCGGGAATGGAAAATTATTATAACTTAAGATATAATTTAACTTACACAAATGGTACTGAAGTAGGTATTGCAATTAAATGGAATAGTGCAACTAAAACCGGTGAAGCAATAATTGTTTATTGTGAATGGCCTAAATTTGCTAAAGGGTCTGATTCCTATGAAGAATATATCAAATTATATAAAGGAGATTATTCCTCTCCAAATCTTGTACAGGGACCGGTTCTTAAAGCTACTGCTAGAAAAGAAATCAATGAAGAAATGCTTAAATTAATTGTTTCCGGAGCCACTACAACCGAACAGGGAAATTCAATATCCTATATTAAAGGTTTGGAAGACAAACTTCCTGTTAATTCAAATCCAAGCAAAACTACTACTGAAGACAGCTCAAATAAAAACAATAATGTTAAAGTAGATAATGGTGGTTCTTCAAAACCGTCTCAATCAAGCAGTTCTCAATCAAGTAGCCCTCAATCAGGCAGTTCCAGGTCAGGTATTTCAAGTCCATCTAATGGGGTAAGCTCATTTGTTGGTCAATCTGTTGATGCAATTGCCAGTGCAGCTGAAGAGGTTACTAATGATATTGCAAGCAGTCAGAATTCACCAAGTTCATCTAATTCTGCAAAAGATGCTAAATCATATGAAGTCAGTAAAAAACCGGCAACCAAATCTGCAGACAATAATGCAATATTGGTTGCAATTGCAGCAGTACTGATTTTAGGTGCTATTTTAGGTTACGGATATTTAAAACGTAAAAATTAA
- a CDS encoding adhesin, with protein MDYPEEPTSEAQIDSTEYEAELIGENELGSVHIHGPFGDADSKVKIAYVIGMHPLESKSHRALFEKLTSKNDLKYCYYIYNINVLDKNSETEGRLEGQLLAQEFIRDDIINKKYDLFLDIHSNRGSKGPGEYKITNFVFAPGFDEKSSKFMNEILDNIDEIIYYAPEFRSSPPYITEPTSKAGIATIVYECYSYEPMDLTLKLAEKLVDVVDNLNF; from the coding sequence ATGGATTATCCAGAAGAGCCCACAAGTGAAGCACAAATCGATTCAACTGAATATGAAGCTGAATTAATTGGAGAAAATGAATTGGGCAGTGTGCATATTCATGGTCCTTTTGGCGATGCAGATTCAAAAGTCAAAATAGCTTATGTAATTGGAATGCATCCTCTTGAGAGCAAATCCCACAGAGCCCTATTTGAAAAATTAACTTCAAAAAATGATTTGAAATACTGTTATTATATTTATAACATTAACGTTTTGGATAAAAACAGTGAAACTGAAGGAAGACTTGAAGGCCAGCTTTTGGCTCAGGAATTCATTCGTGATGACATTATCAATAAAAAATATGATTTGTTTTTAGATATTCACTCCAACAGAGGTTCTAAAGGTCCTGGAGAGTATAAGATTACCAATTTTGTTTTTGCACCGGGTTTTGATGAAAAATCTTCTAAATTCATGAATGAAATATTGGATAATATTGATGAAATTATTTATTATGCTCCTGAATTTAGATCAAGCCCTCCATATATTACAGAACCGACATCCAAAGCAGGAATTGCCACTATTGTCTATGAATGCTATTCTTACGAACCGATGGATTTGACCTTGAAACTGGCAGAAAAACTGGTGGATGTTGTCGATAATTTAAATTTTTAA
- a CDS encoding ferritin: protein MVSEKMEKALNGQLNAEVYSGYLYLSMAAYFEDEDLAGFANWMRVQAEEELEHGMKFYDYIIRRGASVTLTAIDGPQTEWDSPLAAFEHVLEHEKMVTGLINDLVNLAIEEKDHATNNFLQWFVEEQVEEEENAMELLAKAKLADGDNRLIYELNKELGERSPSED from the coding sequence ATGGTATCTGAAAAAATGGAAAAAGCTTTAAATGGACAGTTAAATGCCGAAGTTTACTCAGGATATTTATACTTATCCATGGCAGCTTACTTTGAAGATGAAGATTTAGCAGGATTTGCTAACTGGATGAGAGTACAAGCAGAAGAAGAATTAGAACATGGAATGAAATTCTATGACTACATTATCAGAAGAGGCGCTTCTGTAACATTAACTGCAATTGACGGACCACAAACTGAATGGGATTCTCCACTTGCAGCTTTTGAACATGTACTTGAACATGAAAAAATGGTAACAGGCCTTATCAACGATTTAGTTAACTTAGCTATTGAAGAAAAAGACCATGCTACCAACAACTTCTTGCAATGGTTTGTTGAAGAACAAGTCGAAGAAGAAGAAAACGCAATGGAATTACTCGCAAAAGCTAAATTAGCTGACGGCGATAACAGATTAATATATGAATTAAACAAAGAATTAGGTGAAAGATCACCTTCCGAAGACTAG
- a CDS encoding SDR family NAD(P)-dependent oxidoreductase, with the protein MGKLDGKVAIVTGATSGMGRDSAKLFAKEGAKVVVTGRNEERAKAVVDDIIADGGEAIYVIVDMANLDEVPKVFEATMEKYGTIDVLFNNAGMLSMSPLMDLTLEEWNRVFNVNVTSALLLTQLVAPVMKEKGKGTIVNTCSVASFGAHHGFAAYVDSKHAMMGLTRSMAWELGPEIRCNGIAPGLIHTAMVDSIGGPEALQQMIDQCPVKRCGQPEDIANLALFLASDDSSFIDGQIIKADGGFEI; encoded by the coding sequence ATGGGAAAACTGGACGGAAAAGTAGCAATTGTAACTGGAGCAACCTCAGGAATGGGTAGAGATTCAGCAAAATTATTTGCAAAAGAAGGAGCAAAAGTCGTAGTAACAGGAAGAAACGAAGAAAGAGCAAAAGCAGTAGTAGACGACATAATCGCTGACGGCGGTGAAGCAATATACGTAATCGTAGATATGGCCAACCTTGATGAAGTTCCAAAAGTATTTGAAGCAACAATGGAAAAATACGGAACCATAGACGTTCTATTCAACAATGCAGGAATGTTATCCATGTCCCCATTGATGGACTTGACACTTGAAGAATGGAACAGAGTATTCAACGTTAATGTCACCTCCGCATTACTCCTGACACAACTTGTCGCACCAGTAATGAAAGAAAAAGGAAAAGGAACCATTGTCAATACATGTTCTGTAGCATCTTTTGGAGCACACCACGGATTTGCAGCATATGTGGACAGTAAACATGCAATGATGGGATTAACCAGATCAATGGCATGGGAATTAGGTCCTGAAATCAGATGTAACGGTATTGCACCTGGACTTATCCACACAGCTATGGTAGACAGTATCGGAGGACCTGAAGCATTGCAGCAAATGATTGACCAATGCCCAGTAAAAAGATGCGGCCAGCCTGAAGACATTGCAAATCTTGCATTGTTCCTTGCAAGTGATGACTCTTCATTTATTGACGGTCAAATCATCAAGGCAGACGGTGGATTTGAAATTTAA
- a CDS encoding energy-coupling factor ABC transporter permease — protein sequence MHLPDGILPLEQSIVYWCISLMFVAVFLYKFSKNEDKERGIILIALFSVFFIVVTSLSVPSPLGVPIHFFLIPLVAIMLGPFRAYMVAFFGLLIQFFVLNMGGIVCFGANFLVIGVIIAFMTFAFYNIFRHINESLAIFLSTVIGIMSATFGQVFILILSGAMNLDSLLATLVPFYMFISLIEGFANVIIINAIKKIKPEMVELSKNGC from the coding sequence ATGCATTTGCCAGATGGAATCCTTCCTTTAGAACAATCAATTGTCTACTGGTGTATTAGCTTAATGTTCGTTGCTGTTTTTCTTTATAAATTTTCTAAAAATGAAGATAAGGAAAGAGGTATAATTTTAATTGCACTTTTTTCAGTTTTTTTCATTGTGGTGACTTCATTATCTGTTCCCTCCCCATTGGGAGTGCCGATTCATTTCTTTTTAATTCCTTTGGTTGCAATAATGCTGGGGCCATTTAGAGCATATATGGTTGCATTCTTTGGTTTGTTAATCCAGTTTTTTGTATTGAATATGGGAGGAATTGTTTGTTTTGGTGCTAATTTTCTGGTAATTGGTGTTATAATTGCTTTCATGACATTTGCATTTTATAATATTTTTAGGCATATAAATGAAAGTTTGGCTATATTTTTATCCACAGTCATTGGTATAATGTCTGCAACATTTGGCCAGGTATTTATTTTAATTTTATCAGGCGCCATGAATTTGGATAGTCTTTTAGCGACTCTTGTGCCATTTTACATGTTTATAAGTTTGATTGAAGGATTTGCAAATGTAATAATAATTAATGCAATAAAGAAAATAAAACCGGAAATGGTTGAATTAAGTAAAAACGGGTGTTAA
- a CDS encoding beta-ribofuranosylaminobenzene 5'-phosphate synthase: MIIKAPSRIHMSLIDLNGSYRRVDGGIGLALQDPQFVLEVEQTESGIELEFADTVTDEEAILECKEKIPDAAKKTVEHFDIDSGFKFIVHQTYPPHSGFGSGTQIAVSTAHLITETMGIEIESRELSSIVGRGGTSGIGTYTHDLGGFIVDGGHSKEDKPLFLPSGASKAKPATLVARYDFPEEWNILIAIPEIEVHVEGDDEVDVFQTYCPIPKEEVEQVSHLILMNLLPFMLEKDIKNFGWAVSELQKVGFNKLEHSLDASYLPTMKAIEEAGAYGVGISSFGPVLYTFFDESNADIVEKTKEIIGENGTVFVTKAQNHGYVIEK; encoded by the coding sequence ATGATTATTAAAGCACCTTCAAGAATACATATGTCCCTGATTGATTTAAACGGGTCATATAGAAGAGTCGATGGTGGAATTGGTCTTGCATTACAAGACCCTCAATTTGTACTTGAAGTGGAGCAAACTGAAAGTGGAATCGAACTTGAATTTGCAGATACTGTAACAGATGAGGAAGCTATTTTGGAATGTAAGGAAAAGATTCCTGATGCGGCCAAAAAAACAGTAGAACATTTTGATATTGATTCAGGATTCAAATTTATTGTTCATCAAACATATCCTCCGCATTCCGGTTTTGGAAGCGGAACTCAAATTGCAGTTTCAACTGCTCATTTGATAACTGAAACAATGGGTATTGAAATTGAAAGTCGTGAATTAAGCAGTATTGTTGGAAGAGGCGGAACCTCTGGTATTGGAACATATACTCACGATTTAGGAGGATTTATTGTAGATGGAGGACATAGTAAAGAAGATAAACCTTTATTTTTACCTTCAGGGGCTTCCAAAGCAAAACCAGCAACTTTGGTTGCAAGATATGATTTTCCTGAAGAATGGAATATTTTAATTGCAATTCCTGAAATTGAAGTGCATGTTGAAGGTGACGATGAGGTTGATGTTTTCCAGACTTATTGTCCTATACCTAAAGAAGAAGTGGAACAGGTATCACACTTGATTTTAATGAATCTTCTTCCATTCATGCTTGAAAAAGATATTAAAAACTTTGGATGGGCTGTAAGTGAACTTCAAAAAGTCGGATTCAACAAATTGGAACATTCACTGGATGCAAGTTACCTGCCTACAATGAAAGCTATTGAAGAGGCAGGAGCATATGGTGTGGGTATTTCATCCTTTGGACCGGTTTTATACACATTTTTCGATGAGTCAAATGCAGATATTGTAGAAAAAACAAAAGAAATTATCGGTGAAAACGGTACTGTATTTGTCACTAAAGCTCAAAATCATGGATACGTTATTGAAAAATAA
- a CDS encoding phenylacetate--CoA ligase family protein — translation MFWNEKIETMPRQDLEELQLKKLQATVKRAFDKIPYYNKRYTEAEVFPEDIETLKDIEKLPFITKDDLRESYPFGLFAVDIKDIKELHSSSGTTGKPVVSGYTDKDLDTWAETTARGLTMMGLGEDDILQNTHGYGMFTGGFGVHYGCHKIGAAIIPISTGQTRRQIEIMEDFGTTGLIFTPSYGIHIGEVALDDGIDPKELGIKAIGFGAEMWTEEIRQRVEELFGCKAFNIYGLTELMGPGVGVECEAQEGLHIAEDIYYPEIIDSNTGRTLGENQPGELVLTNLEREGMPVIRFRTKDLTKITYEKCSCGRTHARMSRITGRSDDMIKVKGVAIFPSQIEKALLKAGDVEPHYLIIVTRPGTLDEIEVKVEASQDIFFDGIKEMMSVQDKIGKSIENETGIRVKVTLVEPKTLPRFEGKAKRVIDERNLH, via the coding sequence ATGTTTTGGAATGAAAAAATAGAAACTATGCCAAGGCAAGACCTTGAAGAATTGCAATTAAAGAAACTTCAGGCTACTGTAAAAAGAGCATTTGACAAGATTCCATACTACAACAAAAGATATACAGAAGCTGAAGTGTTTCCTGAAGATATAGAAACTTTAAAAGATATCGAAAAACTTCCATTCATCACAAAAGATGATTTAAGGGAAAGCTATCCTTTCGGACTGTTTGCAGTTGATATCAAAGACATTAAAGAACTGCACTCCTCATCCGGAACCACAGGTAAACCGGTTGTATCAGGATATACAGATAAAGATTTGGACACCTGGGCTGAAACTACCGCACGTGGCCTTACCATGATGGGGCTTGGAGAAGACGACATTCTTCAAAATACTCATGGATACGGAATGTTTACCGGAGGATTCGGTGTTCACTACGGATGTCACAAAATTGGAGCTGCAATTATACCAATCTCAACAGGACAGACCAGAAGACAGATTGAAATCATGGAAGACTTTGGAACAACAGGACTTATTTTTACTCCATCATACGGAATCCATATAGGAGAAGTAGCTTTGGATGATGGAATCGATCCAAAAGAGTTAGGAATTAAAGCCATCGGATTCGGAGCTGAAATGTGGACTGAAGAAATCAGACAAAGAGTTGAAGAGTTATTCGGCTGTAAAGCATTCAACATCTACGGTTTGACTGAACTTATGGGACCGGGAGTAGGTGTCGAATGTGAAGCGCAGGAAGGTCTGCATATTGCCGAAGACATTTACTATCCTGAAATCATCGATTCAAATACCGGCAGAACATTAGGTGAAAACCAGCCTGGAGAACTTGTACTGACCAATTTAGAAAGGGAAGGAATGCCGGTAATCAGATTCAGAACAAAAGATTTAACCAAAATCACTTATGAAAAATGCAGCTGCGGAAGAACACATGCTAGAATGAGCAGAATTACAGGCAGATCTGATGATATGATTAAGGTTAAAGGAGTAGCTATTTTCCCATCACAAATTGAAAAAGCATTGCTTAAAGCAGGTGATGTAGAGCCTCATTATTTAATTATAGTTACAAGACCTGGAACTTTAGACGAAATCGAAGTTAAAGTGGAAGCGTCACAGGACATTTTCTTTGACGGCATTAAAGAAATGATGTCTGTTCAAGATAAAATCGGAAAATCAATCGAAAACGAAACAGGAATCAGAGTAAAAGTAACATTAGTAGAACCAAAAACACTACCTAGATTCGAAGGAAAAGCTAAAAGAGTAATTGACGAGAGGAATTTACACTAG
- a CDS encoding MalY/PatB family protein, translating into MKNTSYDFKSVIDRHDTNCLKWDLFDDDLPMWVADMDFRVAPAIENAIQKRASHPIYGYTIVPDELFEAYINWWDSRYGFNMSKENMLYSIGVMPSISSMIRCLTDEGDEILIQSPVYHVFYYVIEDNNRKVLENELIYENDKYRIDFDDLDEKLSKVKMMILCNPHNPIGKIWSKEDLAEIGKLCKKHDVILISDEIHCDLTDPGVKYNPFETSFEYDKAITCLSPSKSFNIAGFQSSIVHTKNSDLMDKIKTQMHVDNSDSCNVFATAAVIAAYSKSEDWLDELRQVLYENKQIVKDYLANELPIVKLVPCDATYLLWLDCSALNAHSKVLREFLRTNQGLFLSAGHDFGECGKEFLRMNIACPQELLVDGLRRLKAGVIALKNISGGL; encoded by the coding sequence ATGAAAAATACTAGCTATGACTTTAAAAGTGTCATTGACAGGCACGATACAAATTGTCTGAAATGGGATTTATTTGATGATGATTTGCCTATGTGGGTAGCGGATATGGACTTTAGGGTAGCTCCGGCTATTGAGAATGCTATTCAAAAAAGGGCATCCCATCCCATATACGGCTACACAATTGTTCCCGATGAGCTGTTTGAAGCCTACATTAACTGGTGGGATTCCAGGTATGGCTTTAACATGTCAAAAGAAAACATGCTATACTCAATCGGAGTAATGCCGTCAATCTCATCGATGATAAGGTGCCTAACCGATGAAGGCGATGAAATCCTGATTCAGTCACCTGTATATCATGTTTTCTATTATGTTATTGAAGACAACAACAGAAAAGTCCTGGAAAATGAATTAATATATGAAAATGACAAATATCGCATTGATTTTGATGATTTGGATGAAAAGCTCTCCAAAGTCAAAATGATGATACTTTGCAATCCTCACAATCCTATTGGTAAAATCTGGTCTAAAGAGGATTTGGCCGAAATAGGAAAGCTATGCAAAAAGCATGACGTGATTTTGATTTCTGATGAAATTCACTGTGATTTGACTGATCCTGGTGTCAAATACAATCCCTTTGAAACTTCATTTGAATATGATAAAGCGATTACATGTCTTTCTCCTTCAAAATCATTTAATATTGCAGGATTTCAAAGTTCCATTGTTCACACTAAAAACTCTGATTTGATGGATAAGATTAAAACTCAGATGCATGTGGACAATTCTGATTCATGCAATGTCTTTGCAACTGCTGCTGTTATCGCAGCTTACAGTAAGTCTGAAGATTGGCTTGATGAGCTAAGACAGGTATTATATGAAAACAAACAGATTGTTAAGGATTATCTTGCCAATGAACTGCCTATAGTAAAATTGGTTCCATGCGACGCAACATATCTTTTATGGCTTGACTGTTCTGCGCTGAATGCTCACTCAAAGGTTTTGCGTGAATTTTTAAGAACAAATCAGGGACTGTTTTTGTCTGCAGGACACGATTTCGGAGAATGTGGAAAAGAATTTTTGAGAATGAATATTGCATGTCCTCAGGAATTATTAGTTGATGGTTTAAGACGTCTAAAAGCAGGTGTAATAGCTTTAAAAAATATAAGTGGTGGTTTGTAG
- a CDS encoding nitroreductase family protein, translating into MADFEQIINTRRSIREYQDKEVSDEDILKILKAGMQAPGSRLGAEPWEFVVVKNKETLAKIGEIKPRVTNAPVAIVLVANIERAFYKTVWQQDMGAACENMLLEAVNLGLGALWNGVAPEEERMAKIGEIIGISDISDLKPYSIVTIGYPAEGWENKFMDKFDEDRIHYEKY; encoded by the coding sequence ATGGCTGATTTTGAACAAATAATTAATACAAGAAGAAGTATCCGTGAATATCAGGATAAAGAAGTTAGTGATGAAGATATTTTAAAAATATTGAAGGCAGGAATGCAGGCACCGGGCTCCAGACTGGGAGCCGAACCATGGGAGTTTGTTGTAGTCAAAAACAAGGAAACTCTTGCAAAAATTGGTGAAATCAAACCTAGAGTAACAAATGCTCCTGTAGCTATTGTACTTGTTGCAAACATTGAAAGGGCATTTTATAAAACTGTATGGCAACAAGATATGGGTGCTGCATGTGAAAACATGCTGCTTGAAGCAGTAAACCTTGGATTAGGTGCTTTATGGAATGGAGTTGCACCTGAAGAGGAAAGAATGGCTAAAATTGGTGAAATTATTGGAATTTCTGATATATCTGATTTGAAACCTTATTCTATTGTTACCATTGGATATCCTGCTGAAGGTTGGGAAAACAAATTCATGGATAAATTTGACGAAGACAGGATTCATTATGAAAAATACTAG
- the nudC gene encoding NAD(+) diphosphatase has protein sequence MIEKSLYENYTIGFDETVTPESEDYLFVFNENRELYLDENKKLSKSLDSFNVNFCFYIGDYKDVKAFVVNVKSDESFYDLREVYEFDHDLYHIAGKAVLVNDWYISHRFCGRCGCETQIDEKDMMLKCPSCGQVHYPRIAPAIIVAIRNADKLLMAKHSYHDNIRYALIAGFVEPGEAIEEAVKREVLEEVGIKIKNLEYKRSQSWPFPNSLMLGFTAEYESGDIKVDGDEILKAKWFKKDEIIRYGSDISISDWLIQDFIDSVE, from the coding sequence ATGATAGAAAAATCCCTTTATGAAAATTACACAATCGGCTTTGACGAAACTGTTACACCGGAAAGTGAAGATTACCTCTTTGTATTTAATGAAAACAGAGAATTATACCTGGATGAAAATAAAAAATTGTCAAAGTCGCTTGACAGTTTTAATGTTAATTTTTGTTTTTATATTGGGGATTATAAAGATGTTAAAGCATTTGTCGTTAATGTTAAAAGTGATGAAAGTTTTTATGATTTAAGGGAAGTCTATGAGTTTGACCATGATCTGTACCATATTGCCGGAAAGGCCGTTTTGGTAAACGACTGGTATATATCACACAGGTTTTGCGGCAGATGCGGATGTGAAACTCAAATAGATGAAAAGGACATGATGTTAAAGTGCCCTTCATGCGGTCAGGTGCACTATCCCCGCATCGCTCCTGCAATTATTGTGGCTATCAGAAATGCAGACAAACTGCTCATGGCAAAACACAGCTACCATGACAACATAAGATATGCTCTGATAGCAGGTTTTGTAGAGCCTGGCGAAGCTATTGAAGAAGCTGTCAAAAGGGAAGTCCTGGAAGAGGTCGGAATTAAAATTAAAAATCTGGAATATAAACGAAGCCAGTCCTGGCCGTTTCCTAATTCATTAATGCTTGGATTTACCGCAGAATATGAATCCGGCGATATTAAAGTTGACGGCGATGAAATTCTAAAGGCAAAATGGTTTAAAAAAGATGAAATAATCAGATACGGATCCGACATCAGCATTTCCGACTGGCTGATTCAAGATTTTATCGATTCTGTCGAATAA
- a CDS encoding acetolactate synthase has product MKIKQLSIFLQNRMGSLSKPLEVLSANDINIRAMCMADTSEFGILRLVVDNPLKGKEVLEENNFLVKVTEIIGVEMFDAPGGLTDVLKIIKDNEIDLEYLYAFTHEKENKAILLLHSENIDELISVLEANSITIVSSDEVYNL; this is encoded by the coding sequence ATGAAAATCAAACAATTATCAATATTTTTACAAAACAGAATGGGAAGCTTATCAAAACCTCTGGAAGTATTGTCCGCCAATGACATTAACATAAGAGCAATGTGCATGGCAGACACATCAGAGTTTGGTATTTTAAGACTTGTTGTAGACAATCCTTTAAAAGGAAAAGAGGTGCTAGAAGAAAATAACTTTTTGGTAAAGGTTACAGAAATTATCGGCGTTGAAATGTTTGATGCACCTGGCGGACTTACAGATGTTTTAAAAATCATCAAAGACAATGAAATTGATTTGGAATATCTTTATGCATTTACCCACGAAAAAGAGAATAAGGCTATTCTATTGCTTCACAGCGAAAATATAGATGAGTTAATTTCAGTGCTTGAAGCAAACAGCATCACTATCGTCTCATCCGACGAAGTTTACAATTTATAA